The Toxoplasma gondii ME49 chromosome XII, whole genome shotgun sequence genome includes a region encoding these proteins:
- a CDS encoding CAF1 family ribonuclease (encoded by transcript TGME49_300340) yields the protein MGAETTRQAESPPGSGEDGSTHSSVDGANSGARSRCLSDADRARLLDQAVKDICDADFVAVDLEFTGLFPHQSSAAKRPVCLKSYFERCVQAAEFFLAPQLGICAARRRRAASSSRSPASEESSQTSALCSSKAAARQPSGSSQTATDDPREGVQRRSDAPESAGACSDEEAVKWELAPYTFYAFPQQRKQGGVDTATLKWLLQNGLDFNEWISAGFDYIRLAELQQQARQAGAANVCRHGASSGNGDMGLRTSNGGMNDGDRKPRVAAGRPADQPEGETEEAASTARREVPKSADSNRASAGGAPGGLEVTGLQRLIEAIVEKEKPLVVHNGHLDLLHVFDKFIGKVPGTLPEFCSEMLRLFTGGIYDTKHVANEGKTFVLKIGDPRTTSLVSLRHHLLRSESLCVFEIAPHRRSAFDLTFQQLNCDSGPECGRSHEAGYDALLTAQIFVMELDLYAQHHSLHESLVGGGSSDHPDDDLWVMEELRAAKKRRRRRKNKPKVQPVPLDWNTHRWYAPFRNRVGVSGVRPGYIDLSDPWTEEKPTPAMPSET from the exons ATGGGAGCGGAGACGACGCGGCAGGCTGAGAGCCCGCCAGGTTCTGGAGAAGATGGCAGCACTCACAGTTCAGTCGATGGCGCCAACTCCGGTGCTCGCTCACGCTGTCTCAGCGACGCCGACAGAGCGCGTCTGCTTGACCAAGCTGTGAAAGACATTTGCGATGCTGACTTTGTTGCCGTCGACTTGG AGTTCACGGGGCTGTTTCCTCACCAGTCTTCGGCAGCGAAACGTCCTGTGTGCCTCAAGTCCTACTTCGAGCGCTGCGTCCAGGCCGCggagttcttcctcgcgccgCAACTCGGCATTTGCGCAGCTCGTCGTCGTCGtgctgcgtcttcctctcgctctccggcGTCCGAAGAGTCTTCACAAACCAGTGCTTTGTGTAGCTCAAAGGCGGCCGCTCGACAGCCGTCCGGCTCTTCGCAGACCGCGACGGACGACCCGCGGGAGGGCGTTCAAAGGCGCAGCGACGCGCCAGAGTCcgccggcgcatgcagcgacgaagaagcggtAAAATGGGAGTTGGCGCCGTACACTTTCTACGCCTTTCCGCAGCAGCGGAAGCAGGGGGGGGTCGACACAGCGACTCTGAAGTGGTTGCTTCAGAACGGCTTGGACTTCAACGAGTGGATAAGCGCAGGCTTCGACTACATCCGACTCGCGGAGCTGCAGCAACAAGCGCGCCAGGCAGGCGCGGCGAACGTATGCAGGCACGGTGCCTCCTCGGGCAACGGAGACATGGGGCTGAGAACCTCAAATGGCGGGAtgaacgacggagacaggaagccTCGAGTAGCTGCGGGTCGGCCAGCTGACCAAccggaaggcgagacagaagaag CTGCCTCGACGGCCCGGCGAGAAGTTCCCAAAAGTGCAGACTCGAACCGAGCTTCTGCCGGAGGCGCTCCCGGCGGCCTGGAAGTAACCGGCTTGCAGCGCCTCATCGAAGCCAtcgtggagaaggaaaaacctCTTGTAGTCCACAACGGGCACCTCGACTTGTTGCATGTCTTCGACAAATTCATTGGCAAAGTCCCCGGCACTCTGCCAGAGTTCTGCAGCGAAATGTTGAG GCTGTTCACTGGAGGCATTTATGATACGAAGCACGTAGCAAACGAGGGCAAAACGTTCGTTCTGAAAATCGGGGATCCGAG GACGACCTCCTTAGTCTCTCTTCGCCATCACCTTCTCAGAAGCGAAAGCTTGTGCGTCTTCGAGATCGCACCCCATCGACGAAGCGCCTTTGATTTGACTTTCCAG CAGCTCAACTGCGACAGCGGGCCGGAGTGCGGTCGATCTCATGAGGCGGGCTACGACGCTCTGCTAACTGCTCAG ATATTCGTGATGGAACTCGATCTGTACGCACAACACCACTCCCTCCATGAAAGTTTGGTTGGAGGCGGAAGTTCAGACCACCCCGACGACGACCTTTGGGTTATGGAGGAACTACGAGCGGCAAAGAAACGCCGGCGAAGGCGGAAAAATAAGCCGAAAGTTCAACCCGT GCCGTTAGACTGGAACACGCACCGGTGGTACGCTCCCTTCCGGAATCGTGTGGGAGTTTCTGGAGTCCGGCCCGGGTACATCGACTTGTCTGACCCGtggacagaggagaaaccCACGCCGGCGATGCCTTCGGAAACGTGA